The segment ATTTTTATGTCGATGACCGGGATCGGCCCAGTGATTTCAATTGCCGTGATCGTTTTACCGATTTTGATGTCGTTAGGAATTGCTGCACCTGTTGCTCTATTTGCATTCATGGGTTCGATTATGGCAGGGATCTTTGCAAATATTGTCAATTTCAAGCAATACCAAACGATCTATGCAGGGTTTAATTCTGCGGCTGAAAATTATACATACAATGATTACTTTCAAATCGGAATGATTGGCATGATCGTAAGTTTAGTAATCGTTTTGCTTGTAGCTAATATATCAATGAACACGAAGAAACGCTATGCAATGGCAGCTGAACTTCCACGAGAAGGTGGGGAAGCGCCAATGATTTCTTGGTTGGCAGTCGTTATTCCTGTGTTGGGAGTGGTGTTATTAGAAATTCCGATTATTCTTGGTTTCATGTTGGCAGGGATCTGGGCGTTGCTATTTACTGGGAAATTACGTGGTGGATACAAGGAGATCTGTCGGCAATTCGCTAAATTATTTACAGATGGAGCAACAGATGTAGCACCGATGGTTGGCTTTTTGATGACTTTAGCGATGTTCAATAATTCGGCGGTATATGCTTCTTCTTATTTCTCTGCGATTTTGGGAGACTTTATTCCCCAGACACCTTTTGTGTTGGCACTTGCCTTTGCATTGTTGACGCCTCTAGGTTTTTTCCGTGGTCCGTTGAGTCTAGTCGGTTCGGGATCAGCGATTTTAGCAGTAGTTTTAGCAGTCAATCCGACAATGCCTGTGGCCTTCTTATTTCCGTTATTTGCGACGACGACCATTGCGCCACAGCATTTAGATATCACTCAATCCTGGATTGCATGGGGATTAGGGTATACAAAGGTTTCCTCTCGTGAATTCATGAAAAAATCGATTCCGACAGGGTGGGCGATCGGTGTGATCGTCTGTATCTTGACGTTGATCCTTTATGGTAATTTTTGATAGGTATAGAAAGTAAAAAATTTGGAGGATGCAAAATGAAGCGTGCAGTAAGAATGGGCATTGATGTAGGCGGTACCCATACAAAAGCAGTCGCAATCGACAATGCGACACATGAAGTCATCGGTAAATCATCTGTTAAAACAACGCATCACCATCCAGAGGGTGTAGCTGCAGGGGTCGTACAATCGTTCCAAAATTGTTTGCAAGAAAATCAGATCAGCCCCGAGGATGTTGTTTTTGTCGCGCATTCTACAACTCAAGCAACGAATGCCTTGATTGAAGGAGATGTGGCAAAAGTAGGAGTGATCGGAATGGCAAAGGGCGGGTTCGAAGGTTTTTTGGCAAAAAGACAAACTCGATTAGCACCGATTGATTTAGGGAATAATCGAAAAATAGACATTGCAAATGTGTTCTTGCCAATCAAACAATTGACAAATGAACGAGTGTTAGAGACGATTGCTACACTTAAAAAAGAACAGGCGGAAGTTTTAGTTTCTTCCATGGCTTTTGGCGTAGATAATAGTGAACCAGAACAAGTCATCTATTCACTTGCTTCGGAACAAGGGATACCAACAACGATGGCTTCTGAAATCACAAAGCTTTATGGTTTGACGAGACGAACACGAACGGCAGCGATCAATGCCTCGATTTTACCTAAAATGTTAGAAACAGCGACATCAACTGAACGTTCCGTTCGAACTGCCGGTGTCAATGTTTCTTTGATGATCATGCGTGGTGATGGTGGTGTAATGGAAATTGCTGAAATGAAGAAGCGACCAGTATTAACGATGCTTTCAGGTCCAGCTGCCTCTGTCATGGGTTCTTTGATGTATTTACGTGCCTCGAATGGTGTGTATTTTGAAGTTGGAGGGACAACGACTAATATTGGTGTTATCAGGAATGGGCGTCCAGCCATCGATTACTCAGTGGTCGGCGGTCATGCGACCTATATTTCATCGTTAGATGTTCGTGTCTTAGGTGTGGCCGGTGGTTCAATGGTTCGGGCAGATCGCACAGGGATCCTTGATGTGGGACCACGTTCAGCCCATATTGCTGGATTGGATTATGCTGTATTCACACCGATTGAAAAAATCGATCAACCGAAAATCGTTTTTTTCTCACCCATTGAGGGAGATCCGGCTGATTATGTCAAAGTGATTTTGGCAGACGGAAAAGAGGTCACTATTACCAATACATGTGCAGCGAATGTTCTTGGGCTTGTCCAAGAAGAACACTTTTCTTATGGTGATCCACAAGCCGCAAGAAAAGCCATGGAAGCTTTAGCAGCTTATTGTCAGACTTCTGTGGAAGATATCGCTGAGCAGATCATGGCAAAAGCTTATGCCAAAATCGAACCAGTGATTTTGGAACTGGCAGAAAAATATCAATTGGAAAAAGAGCAAATCTCCTTGGTTGGGGTAGGCGGTGGAGCAGCGTCCTTGATTACTTATTTTAGTCAGAAAATGGGTGTTAAGTATTCAATACCAGAAAATGCGGAAGTGATCTCATCTATCGGTGTGGCATTAGCGATGGTGAGAGATGTGGTTGAACGAATCATTCCTTCTCCAAGTAAAGAAGATATTCGAGGATTGAAAAATGAAGCGATGAATAAAGCAATCGAATCTGGCGCTACACCAGAATCGATTGAGGTCCATGTTGAAATTGATCCACAGACATCGAAAGTGACGGCAATTGCTACAGGTTCAACGGAAGTCAAAGCGACTGATTTAACAAAGCAGATCAGTGAAACAGAGGCGTTGACATTAGCTGCAGAAGATTTACGGATGTCCCTCAAAGATGTTCGTTTATTAGCGAATACTGACTACTTCTATGTGGTTGGGGAAAATAGTCCAGAACATTCAATCGGCGCATTACGGATCATCGACCAAAAAGGATTCATCAAAGTTCAAAGAGGGTATGCAAAATGTCTGAAAACTACAGCTGAACAGTATCTCTCCGCTGTCCAACAATTATGGGAAGAACTTGCGGTCTATCAGACGGAGCTGATTGCTCGACCGGAATTTTATCTATGTATCGGCGCGCGTGTCGCAGATTTTTCAGCGACAGAATTTGAACAACTACAACTCTTGATGGAGTTAGAAATCGCGATGTTGGAACCAGCGGAAGAAGTGATCGTGATTGCGGGAAATATCAAGCAAAAGTAAACTAGATGAGTTGATTTCAAAATTAATGACGATTTCTGATAAACAGTGGTGTGATTATCAATTTAAACGAGAGATTTTAGTAGGGAAACTCTCACTTTCTGAGCAACGAGCATGGGGAGAACTGGCGAGACAATGTGGAGAAAGGTTAGCAGAACTGATTTATCGAAAGTACCATACAAGAAATATTCATGCGCTTTGTCGTACATTAAATGTCGCTATCTCCTATGGAGAAACAGCATGGCGGAATGATCGTTTGACACTCGCCACTTACGATGAAACAACGGGGATCTGTTTAATGACAGAACCAATCCAGAAGTTTGAACAGGAAAAGATCACTGCTCTCCCACTGGAACAAGTGACTTCTTTGATTTTAGCACATGAATTGTATCATCATCTTGAAACATGCGATCCTACATTGTATACCCAACAGAAAACTGTAGAACTATGGCGATTTTTTGGGTATCGCCATCAGTCTAAGATCCGAACATTGAGTGAGATTGCAGCGATGAGCTTTTCGGAGAAGTTGAATAACGTAGGATTTTCACCATATGTGTTAGAAGTCGCTATGATTTGGCCGTATGATCCTCTACTCTGTGAGCGACTTGTTCAGTCATTGTAAATCTATTTGAATAAGGCAAAAGAAGGCGCAAACGTTCCTAAAAATTGCGGAGCGTTACGCCTCTTTTGAATCATCCTTCAGAGGATGCTTCAAAATAATTCGGATAATGAAGGATCACTTGTTCTTGTTCCTCAATGATCATATGGAGGTGGAGGTTACAAAGAAATCCCACTTCATCAAGTGCGTGTTCTTTCATGGCTCTCAATAAGATTTGATGTTCATCTAATACACGGCCCCAATCTAATTCAGAAATCGTCAAACGCAACCAACGGAAACGATCTAAGTGAGTGCTATAGCTTTCAAGCCAAGTCCATATTTCTTCTTTCCCCGCAACTTTGTAACACATTTGGTGAAAGGCTTTATCCAAAAGAAAGAAGGTTTTTTTGTCTTGTGCCAAGATGGCTTGATCCGTCTGTTCTAAAATCATCTCCAAGCGTTGATGAGCGGTATCGTTCATTTTAGCACTGCACTCTTGTAAAATCGGTTGTTCTAATTTTTCTCGCATGTAACGTGCCAAGTCTGCGGAACGTATGTCGATTTTTGAGATATATGTACCGGATTGAGGAATTGTTTTGATCAATTCCTGATTTCTAAGTTGGATCAATGCTTCTCGAATTGGCGTGCGTCCAATCGTTAGTTGTTCTTCTAAGATTCTGTCGGAAATCTTACTCCCTGGAGCTAATTCAGAATAGATGATTTGTTGTCTGATAGCTTCGTATGCTTGTTGTTGCAAATTGTTCCCCATAGAACACCCCTTTCAAAAAGTTATATCCAGTATAGCATATCCTTTACTAGGAACAGAATAAGGGAGGAAGCAATAGGAACAGCGAACGGAAACACAAAAATAGAGCCGCAAACAATTGGTTTGTCGACTCTTTTCAATACATATCCATAGTGCGAACATCTCATCCTTTCACGAAAGCAACAGTCAATCTGGGCGAACTTCCTGCAGTTGTTTGACACGACCACCGATTTGATTGGCAAAGGTTTCTGATTCTTTTTTGTCTTTGAAGACAAGCAAGTTTTCCGGGTTTTTTTCACGTGTGCGACAGCCAGTTTTATCAATATAACCGTGTAGTACTTTCACGACATACATCATAATCACCTGCTTTTTTTCTTTCCATTATACAAATCGGGGGTTAAAAGGCAAGAATAAACACTTATTTTTTATTTTATTTTATTTTATTTTATTTCTGTTGCAGAATCAGGGGCTGCGTCGATGTTTGCATAAGTTTTAAACAGACTATCCAAGCTAGGGTTGACACGGCTTAGTTTGACTAAACGTTGATTTTCTGCAAGTAAGAAACAGTGCTGGCTTGTACCGGTCGTCCGTAAACGCTGATCTTCTGTGTCGTAGATCTCATAACGGAAATTCAAGCGTGTGCCTGTGTAGCTTTCGATAATCGATTGGATCAAGATTTTGTCCCCATAACGGATCATCTCTTTGTATTCGCAACTTACGCCTAGTACAGGGATGATGATGCCTTGTTCTTCGATTTTCTTGTAACTAAAATCCAAGTGTTCTAACAAGGCAACACGTGCTTCTTCGAACCAGCGGATATAGTTGCTGTGGTGAATGATACCCATTTGATCGGTTTCATAATAAAAAGGCTCTCTAAGGTAGCCGGTATATTTTTCCATTGTTATGCTCCTTCTTATCTTTGACTAAAATAATGCATCCATTTTGGGATGTACTGACTGATTTGAGTCGGTAAAACGACATACTGCTCTTTTGCTAATTGATCGCCGATAAAGCTATGCAAATAGACAGCGGCACTGATCGTTTGGTCATTTTTTGGAAACTGAGCTAAAAAACCAGCAATCATGCCAGCTAACGTATCCCCCATACCACCTGTTGCCATAGCTGGTGTACCTGCTGTATTGTAATAGATGCCATTTTGCCCATAGATCGTTGTTTGATGACTTTTTAAAACCAGAGATGCCCCTAATTCTTGTTGCTTCTGCTGATTATTCTCTTCAGATTGCTCATCTAAACGCAATCCACTGACGCGTTGCCATTCCATTTGATGGGGTGTGAGAACGGTATGCTCTGGATAAGGAAGCTCCAGCGAATACGTAGCGAGCAGTGTCAAAGCAGAACCATCAATGACTAACCATTGTTTTTCTGTTTGATTTGTCAGGACAAATTGCAGAAGTTCAAGGCTTTGTTGGTTGGTCCCTAATCCCGGACCAATCAGTAAGACATCGGCATCTTCAAAAGCCGAATGCCATGTTTCTTTATTTGTCCAATCCCCTACCATTGCCTCTGGTAAATGACTATGGACGGTCACGTGATTATTAGGATCTGTTACAACAGTTGTCAAGCCAGCCCCACTATGGACAGCTGCTAAAGCGCTCATGATGATCGCACCGCCAAACTGTTCATTTCCGCCAATCAGTACGACTTTTCCAAACGTACCTTTATGGGATTCCACAGGACGAGGAGTAATCACTTGTTGGAGTAATCGTTCATTTAATTCCATGAGAAAACCTCCTTTTTTTCATTATAGCCCATAATATTTAGGGAAAAAACTGTTTCGTTTATCCGTTGTCTGATTTTTTAAACAATTTGTCTGATTTATGTTATGATGAACTCGTAGACTGAATGAGTGGAGGAGTAACTTTATGACAATCAATTGGCAAAAAGAAGTCGAAGCACGTAAAGAAGACTTGCTTGAAGACTTAAAAAATCTTTTACGCGTAAGCAGTGAACGTGATGATTCAAAAGCAACTGCAGATGCACCATTTGGACCTGGGCCTCGTGACGCATTGAAACACATGCTTGCTTATGGTGAACGTGATGGCTTCGTTGTAAAAAACGTGGACAATTACGCAGGACACATCGATCTAGGTGAAGGAGACGAAACCTTAGGGATTTTTGGGCATATGGATGTTGTGCCTGCTGGCGATGGTTGGGATACTGATCCTTACGAACCAGTGATCAAAGACGGAAAAATCTTTGCTCGTGGGTCAAGTGATGACAAAGGACCAAGTATGGCTGCCTATTATGCGATGAAAATCATCAAAGACCTAGATTTAGAATTATCGAAAAAAGTTCGCTTTGTCGTAGGTAGTGACGAAGAAAGTGGTTGGGCAGATATGGCTTACTACTTTGAACATGAAGAAGAACCTGATTTCGGTTTCTCACCAGATGCGGAATTTCCGATCATCAACGGAGAAAAAGGCAATGTTTCTTTCGGATTCCGTTTTAAAGGCGATAATGCCGGTGACTATGTATTGAAATCATTTACGTCAGGTTTACGTGAAAACATGGTGCCAGGAACAGCGATTGCAAAAATCGAAGTACCAAGCGCAGATGCAGCAGTTGCTTTAGAAAAGGCATTTTATGAATTTGTTGAAGCAAACCCAATCAACGGTTCGATCGAAGCAGAGCATACATTTGTTACGATCAACGTAGTCGGAAAAGGAGCACATGGCGCAAGCCCACAATCTGGGATCAATGCCGGCTCTTTCTTAGCGAGCTTCCTTGATGATTATGAATTTATTGGTGCAGCTAAACAATTCATCCATGTGGCAGCTACTTACGTCCATGAAGACTTTTATGGTGAGAAATTAGGCGTTGCCCACGAAGACGAAAAAATGGGTAAACTAACAATGAACGCTGGGTTGTTTGCGTTTAAAGAAAATGGTTCAGAAGACGATAACTATATCAACATGAACTTCCGTTTTCCTAAGGGCACAACCACAGATGAATTAGAAAGCAAACTGAACAAAACAGTAGCAGACGAAGGTGCGTCAGTTACTCGTGGTGCCCGTGTAATGGAACCACATTATGTACCAATGGATGATCCGTTGGTTGAAACATTATTACAAGTCTACGAAGATCATACCGGCGAAAAAGGCTACGAACAAATCATCGGTGGCGGCACATACGGACGCTTATTAAAACGCGGTGTTGCGTATGGCGCAATGTTTCCAGGCTACACAGATACAATGCACCAAGCAAATGAATTTATGAGTCTAGATGACTTATTCCGTGCTACAGCGATTTATGCAGATGCCATCTACCGTTTGGCAAAGTAAATCATCTTTATTCGTACTTCAACATTCATTACAAAAGTCAGAAATAGTTGTACGCCTATCTTAGATATAACATGATAAAATCATTAGGCAACAAATGACAAAGACTTGAGTGACACCTGGCCTTCAGAGAATTGGGCTTCTCTGAAGGCTTTTTTTGGATTCCAAAAAGCGGATATGTTAATAATTGAATAAACGTCTTCCTGACTAGTCATTTGTTTATTTGTTAGTTAAAGTTGTAAAGGTTATTTACATTTTCTTGTTATTCTATTAATATAATAAGTGTATACAAATTTTTGGGGGGTGAAATGAATATGCCTAAATACATCGAAATTGCTCGTTCTTTGAAAAATAAGATTATCGAGGGTGAATTTAAAGAAGGCGAGCTATTACCAAACCAAGAAGCATTGGCAAAAACCTATAATACGAGTCGAGTAACTGTCAGAAAAGCGATACAGTTATTGATTGATGAATCTTTGCTTTACACAAGACGGGGATCGGGGACATATGTTAGGAGCAACATAAAAAAGGACAATGAGAGTGTGACCCAGATCAATAGCGTATTTGGGACTTCTGCTCAAGAAGGGACGGCGGTGACTAGTAAAATCATCCGCTTTGATGTGCGTTTTCCCACTTCTTATGAGTCTGAAGAATTGAAAATAAAGGCGACTGATCCGGTCTATGATATTAAACGAGTGAGATATGTCAATGAAGAGGCGAGAAGTATAGAGACATCTATCATGCCTCTTAAGTACATCAAAAATTTGGACGAAGAGATTTTAAAGGGGTCCATCTATAACTATATCAGAGAAGAGTTAGGTTATGTGGTTAGTGCGGCCCGTCGAGTGATCATTGCTTCAAAGGCAAATCATTTAGATAGTGAAGAGTTTGAGATCGAGGTAGGCGACCCGATTTTGGAAACCAATCAGATCGTCTTTTTTGATGATGGTACGCCGTTTGATCTATCTAAGACAAGATATCCCTATACGTCAGGAAAAATAGTAGCAGACATCAATTAGATCATAATGTTTAAAAGACTGTGCTTGTCACGATCAAGTGTGGTCTTTTTTCTTTCGTCGACAAATAAGTATATACTAATTTTAATTATGTATTTACAAAAGTTATTGCAGGTGATATTCTGTATTAGAAGTTGATATACAACTTTAGACAATTCAGGAGGCATAAATAAATGGATGAGAAAAAAAGGGAAGCTTTGATGGGAAGATTTGTTTTAACAGCTCAAAAAATCGGCAATCAAATTTATTTAAGAACACTGCGTGATTCATTTGCTACTATCATGCCTTTATTTATTTTAGCAGGTATTGCTATTTTAATTAATTCGGTAGTGTTAGATCCGTCAGGTTGGTTCCAAAATATGATTAGCGCGGACACAATGGCATCTTGGCAAAACTGGGGATCGATCATTACGAACTCGACCCTTAATATCACTGGGATTATTCTTGTACTCACCATTGGCTATTTCTTGTCAAAAAATAGAGGGTTTGATAATCCAATCGGCGTTGTGATCGCTGTTGTTCCAGCATTTTTGACGTTACTCCCAACAATGATCGAGACAACACCGATCAATGCGGAAACGGCTGTGGAAATCAGTGGAGTCATCAGTTACGGAAATATTGGTTCAAAAGGAGTATTTGCTGCAATCATTACTGGATTATTGGCAACAGAGCTATACATTCGTCTGACACGTTCTAAAAAGTTGCAAGTCAACTTAGGAGATAGTGTTCCGCCAGCAGTAGGAAAATCTTTTAACACGATGTTCCCATTGATCATTGTCGTTTCATTGTTTGCCTTTGCTTCATTTTTGATCCAACTAACAGGAAATGATTTTATGAGAATCATTGAGCAATTCATCCAAGAACCGTTACGTGGTGTAGGTACTTCATTTATTGGTTACTTATTTTTAGTTTGTTTTGGCAACTTACTATTTTCTTTCGGTATTCACCAATCTGTCATCACTGGTCCGATCCTAGATCCATTATTGATGGTAAATATGAATGAGAATATGGCAGCTACTGCGAATGGTGAGGCTGCTCCTCACATCATCAACTCAGCGTTCCACCAAGTATATGGCGCTTTGATGGGGGGAACTGGTTCGACCATTGCTTTAGTGATAGCAATATTGATTTTTAGTCACTATCAAGCATATAAAGATTTATCTAAGTTGGCGTTAGGCCCTAATATTTTCAACATCAATGAACCTGTGATTTTTGGATTACCGATCGTCTTCAACTTACCGATGATCATTCCTTTTGTATTATCACCGATCGTAGGTACGACCATTGGCTATTTAGCAACATCGATGGAACTAGTTAATCAATGTGTGGTTCCAATTCCATGGACGACACCACCATTTTTAAGTGGATTTTTAGCAACAGCAGGTGATTGGCGAGCAATTGTTGTTCAAGCAGTTATTATCGTTGCGTTAGTCTTCTTCTATCTTCCATTCTTGAAAATCAGTGAACGGGTTGCTCGTATAAATGCTGAGATGAGTCTTTCTTAAACGATTGCTAAAAGGAAATAGACAAATGATAAATAGAACGATGATTGGGATGATAAGATGGTAAAGGAAAAATTTTTCTGGGGAGATTCCTCCTCAAGTATGCAAACTGAAGGTGCTTGGAAGGAAGGCGGAAAAGGATTGTCTGTTTATGACGTTCGTGAAGCGACTGAAACTACTTCAGATTGGAAACATGGGATTGATCGCTATCATAGATATGAAGAAGATCTTGATTTGATGCAAGAAATGGGTATGAATTTTTATCGCTTTCAAACTTCTTGGTCACGTGTCAATCCTACAGGTGATGGAGCATTCAATGAAGAGGGTCTCTTATTTTATGATCATTATATCGATGCGATGCTAAAACGGAATATTGAACCCATGCTATGTCTCTATCATTTTGATATGCCACTCCATCTTGCACAAAATTACGATGGTTTTATGAGTAAACACGTCGTAGATGCTTTTGTGGAATATGGGAAAAAAATGGTGGATCGTTACAAGAATAAAGTCAAGTATTGGGTAACTTTCAATGAACAAAACTTGTATTCAACACCGTTGGCACTATTATACGGGGGAACATTGAATACTGAAAATACAACGGATAACATTCATCAAATCGCGCATAATATCATGGTCGCACATGCCAAAATCGCCAACTATATCCATGAAACGACAGATGGACAAATCGGTGGGATGTTAGCCTATTCCAATATGTACCCTGCGACAAATCACCCCAAAGATGTATTAATTGCGAGAGAATGGGATGAGTTTATCAACCAGAATCTTTTGGATGCTTTTTGTGGGCGTAGTTATTCGAAACAAGTTTTGACGTTTGAAAAACAGTATTTGAATGTAGACATGACAGAGGAAGAACTTACTGAAATCGGAAGACTAACAAGTGATTATTTAGCGTTCAGTTACTATTGTACAGGAAGTATCAGTCATAAAAATATTCCAGCAGACGTTGCACCAAATTATTATTTGACGTATGGTGAAGTAGAAAATCCATTTGTTTCGATGAATGACTGGAATCTAGGAATTGATCCTCTTGGCTTTAGAGATATCATCAACAAGATGTATCAAAAATACAATCTACCGATTTTTCCCGTTGAAAATGGGATAGGCACGCAGGAAAATTGGGATGGCCATACACCTATTGAAGACGACTACCGCATTTATTACCATGAACAACATATTAAAGCAATGAAAGATGCAATGAGCATTGACGGCTGTGAAGTACTAGGTTATCTTGGCTGGGGATTAATTGATCTACCTAGCTCAAAAGGTGATATGGAAAAAAGATACGGGATGGTTTACGTCAATAGAGGAAATCATGATCTACGTGATATGAAACGCATACCTAAAAAAAGCTTCTATTGGTTCAAGGAATTTTTTCAAAAAGAGCAAGGCTGATAGGATGAGTAAATAATAGCAAAATAGATAGTTGCATGTATTCGCTGGATCAAGTGGATACATGTAGTTTTTTTTGTATATTCTTATTTGTTTGAAGAGTTAAGTGATGAATCAATAATACAGTTAGTCTGCTGAATGTTCACAAGCGACTATCTAGGCGGGATTTTTTACTTTATAGTTTGAAGGAAATACTTTTTTTATTTTCAAAAAAAATTGGTTCATTCTTTCGACATTTATCCAATAGAATAATTATTAAAGGGGGGAATTACGATGGAACACGAAACATTGGAAGGGCTTAGAGAAAGAAAACAGCGTAAATTAGCATCAGTTAAAGAGCAAGCATTAAATGAAGTCGACAGAAATAAAGAAGTAACTAAAGATAGTAAAGAAGTATTACACAGTGGTGATTCTCAGACTATTGTGCAAAGCGAAAAAAATAAAGAGAGATAAATTTTCAAAAATCTAGAATATGAATAGAAGAGACTTGGACGTCCCGCCATCCTGTTCGATTGATACTACTTTCTAGATTTGTATGGTCACAGTGAATCTTAGAAACCAAACTTCTTCGAAAGAAAGGAGAGCGTGATGAGAGAAAAAGATCTAGAAAAGTTAAAAGAGAAAAGAAGACAAAAAATCGAGGGTATCAAACAACGTTCTTTTACAGAAATCAATAAAATCAAAGAGAAAAATATGAAGAAACTTAAACTAGAAAAAATGGACTTTAAAGAAAAAAGAACAAAAGATCAAAAAATGAAGGCTATGTATTATAAAATTTTAAGTCTCTAGAAGCGTTTTTGCATAAGTCGTCAACAATGCACAATCAGCCTCCACACCCAAAATTCTTCAAGTTTTGGATGTGGAGGCTCTTTGTGATGATCGTAAGTTTAAGATAAAACAGCTGCAGCAAGTGCCTGTTGTACAGCGATGATATTCTTATCTTTTCTAAATTGTAACGATTCAGCGGGTAATTCTGCGCTAGAGATCCAAATTTTCAATTCGGCATCTAAATCAAAATGCCCACTTGTTTCAATCGAAAAACGTGAAATCGAACGGTAAGGGATCGATTTATATTCGCTTTTTTTACCGGTCATTCCTTGTTTATCGACGATAATCATCCGACGGTCGGTAAAAATAATCAAATCACGTACTAATTTGAACGCTAACTCTACCTGTTCCATTGGAATCAGGATTTCTTGAACTTCTCTTGTGATATTGGTTGTATCTTTTTGGGTAGCATTTCCCATCAAGCCATCAAATAGTCCCATAAAAGCACTCCTTT is part of the Enterococcus mundtii genome and harbors:
- a CDS encoding glycoside hydrolase family 1 protein, giving the protein MVKEKFFWGDSSSSMQTEGAWKEGGKGLSVYDVREATETTSDWKHGIDRYHRYEEDLDLMQEMGMNFYRFQTSWSRVNPTGDGAFNEEGLLFYDHYIDAMLKRNIEPMLCLYHFDMPLHLAQNYDGFMSKHVVDAFVEYGKKMVDRYKNKVKYWVTFNEQNLYSTPLALLYGGTLNTENTTDNIHQIAHNIMVAHAKIANYIHETTDGQIGGMLAYSNMYPATNHPKDVLIAREWDEFINQNLLDAFCGRSYSKQVLTFEKQYLNVDMTEEELTEIGRLTSDYLAFSYYCTGSISHKNIPADVAPNYYLTYGEVENPFVSMNDWNLGIDPLGFRDIINKMYQKYNLPIFPVENGIGTQENWDGHTPIEDDYRIYYHEQHIKAMKDAMSIDGCEVLGYLGWGLIDLPSSKGDMEKRYGMVYVNRGNHDLRDMKRIPKKSFYWFKEFFQKEQG
- a CDS encoding PH domain-containing protein; protein product: MGLFDGLMGNATQKDTTNITREVQEILIPMEQVELAFKLVRDLIIFTDRRMIIVDKQGMTGKKSEYKSIPYRSISRFSIETSGHFDLDAELKIWISSAELPAESLQFRKDKNIIAVQQALAAAVLS